A region from the Caloenas nicobarica isolate bCalNic1 chromosome 11, bCalNic1.hap1, whole genome shotgun sequence genome encodes:
- the GPR27 gene encoding probable G-protein coupled receptor 27 encodes MANSSELGSSSSPHLPSAGGLLSASGLKLATLGLILCVSLAGNVLFAWLILKDRHLHRAPYYLLLDLCLADGLRSLACFPFVMLSVRSGAAWPHGPLSCKVLAFLAVLFCFHAAFLLFCVGVTRYMAIAHHRFYAKRMTGWTCLAVVCMVWTLSMAMAFPPVFDVGTYKFIREEEQCIFEHRYVKANDTLGFMLMLAAVIAATHLVYIKLLFFIHGHRKMKPAQLVPAISQNWTFHGPGATGQAAANWTAGFGRGPTPPTLVGIRQATHSQIKRLLVLEEFKMEKRLCKMFYMITLLFLLLWSPYIVACYLRVFIKASSIPQVYLTTSVWMTFAQAGVNPILCFIFNKELRVCLRAHFPCCQSIQSTQGTILCDLKSFGM; translated from the coding sequence ATGGCGAACAGCAgcgagctggggagcagcagcagcccgcACCTGCCCAGCGCCGGCGGCCTGCTGAGCGCCTCCGGGCTGAAGCTGGCCACCCTGGGCTTGATCCTCTGCGTGAGCCTGGCGGGGAACGTGCTCTTCGCCTGGCTCATCCTCAAGGACCGGCACCTGCACCGCGCCCCGTACTACCTGCTGCTGGACCTCTGCCTGGCTGATGGGCTCCGCTCGCTGGCCTGCTTCCCCTTCGTCATGCTGTCGGTGCGCAGCGGGGCTGCCTGGCCCCACGGCCCCCTCAGCTGCAAGGTGCTGGCCTTCCTGGCCGTGCTTTTCTGCTTCCACGCCGCCTTCCTGCTCTTCTGCGTCGGGGTCACGCGCTACATGGCTATCGCTCACCACCGCTTCTATGCCAAGCGCATGACGGGCTGGACCTGCCTGGCTGTGGTGTGCATGGTGTGGACTCTCTCCATGGCCATGGCCTTCCCCCCGGTCTTCGATGTGGGCACCTACAAGTTCATCCGGGAAGAGGAGCAGTGCATCTTTGAGCACCGCTATGTCAAGGCCAATGACACGCTGGGCTTCATGCTTATGCTGGCGGCTGTCATCGCCGCCACCCACCTGGTCTACATCAAGCTGCTCTTCTTCATCCACGGCCACCGCAAGATGAAGCCAGCTCAGCTGGTACCGGCCATCAGCCAAAACTGGACTTTCCACGGGCCAGGAGCCACCGGCCAAGCAGCTGCAAACTGGACGGCTGGCTTTGGCAGGGGGCCCACGCCGCCCACCCTCGTGGGCATAAGGCAGGCCACCCACAGCCAGATCAagaggctgctggtgctggaggaGTTTAAGATGGAGAAAAGGCTCTGCAAGATGTTCTACATGATCACCTtgctcttcctgctcctctggtCCCCCTACATTGTGGCCTGCTACCTGCGGGTCTTCATTAAGGCCAGCTCCATCCCCCAGGTCTACCTGACCACCTCAGTGTGGATGACGTTTGCCCAGGCAGGGGTCAACCCCATCCTCTGCTTCATCTTCAACAAGGAGCTCAGGGTCTGTCTCCGAGCCCACTTCCCATGCTGCCAAAGTATCCAGAGCACCCAGGGCACCATCCTTTGCGATCTCAAGAGCTTTGGGATGTAG